cttttattttttttttctcaattcaatttttctttttttctatttttttattattttcttttatcctttatctcatttccttgtcttgtctcttattttatttatttttttctcagtttatttttttcattattttcttttattatcaaTGAATTATCATATTTATTGATTCaataattcattattttttttgaattgaaaattttattaataaattagttgATATtagtaatatattaaaaattaattgctAATTGAAACTAACACAACAACGGATTTTTCGAGTGCTAGACAGTTAAATTTTGCAGCAGTAGTTAGGGGTACTCATTATTCTATTCAAATTGAATAAATTGAATCGAACAATCTTAATTGGGTAATtcgattttatttttaaaataattcgattcggttcgattcagtttgattttatattacaaaaattttaattattttgattcagttttgaagagaaaaaaatcaattaaatcgaactgaactaaataattttattaattttgattttatttatttttatggagaatttataaattatatataattatatatataaattatttaattttattgattaataattattagatttaaattaaaattaaaattaaattaaataatttaaaaattaaatttaaattaaaaaattaattaaaaataaaatcaatctatttaaattaaattaaattaaaattaaataatttaatttaacttttaaaatttataatttatttttttttataatttaatttgattctatTTAATTTTATCCGAATTATTACCCGAGCGTGTAATTTACCCCTAAATAATCTCCCGCATGATAACACGTCACCCGAAATAGAATAAAACACCTTGTCCTTTAGCTATTATTGAAAGGCTGTCCCGATTTCAGTGGCGTTAAGGTGCATATTTAACAATTCAAAACTGATATTATTACACAGATAGAAACCTTCTTGTTCTTCTGTTACGATTGGCCTCTCTGACTCTCTCCCCATCTGCTTGGTGGGGAGACGAAAGTAAAGCCTCTCTTGCCAACGATCAATCCTGTTCTCGCTTTTCCTCCAATGGCCGCCTCCCAGTCCCTCCTTTCGCTCCTCCTCTTTAGCCTCCTATCCATCACCGTTTCCCAGTCCATCATCCGAATGCCCAGCGACCGTAAAACTCGCAACGCAGACGATGATCTCTATTGCGCTAGCTGGAGACTCTCAGTAGAAACCAACAACGCCGGATACTGGACTAACCTTCCTTCCAGATGCGGGCGCTACGTGGAGCATTACACCACCGGTGACCTCTACTTCTCCGATTCTGAGGTCGTGGCTTCCGATTCCCTTGCCTTTGCTAGGACCGTGAAGATTGCTGGCGATGGGAAGGACGCTTGGGTCTTCGATATTGATGAGACTCTGCTATCCAATCTTCCCTACTACGCGCTCCATGGATTCGGGTACGTGAATGAATTTTGGCCGTTGACTATTTTACCATTTAGCCATTCGGATTTTGTTAGATTGGGATTTGTCGACCCATTGGCTATTGCATCCAACCAAACAGTCAATCTGATTGGTTTAGATGAATTCTCGCGGCTGGAAGGTAGACCAGTTAAAGTTAGACAAGTAGAAGGGTTTAAACAAATTAGATCCTTCCAGCTGCAGTGGACTTCTTGGTGCTAATTGGTAAGATGTAGCATTCAGAGAGCGGAGGCCCAATAAAATATGATCAATTGAACAAACATTCCATGATTACATctacatattttaattttaaattatatatttcaatttttaaattaaaagtaattataattaaatataaaaatctataaaaaaatATGTTGATTATAAActgttttttaaaattgttttaacaaaacttaaatttctttaaattaattttgccATTGGGCTACAATTGCTATTATAACAGAAAAGGTTTAGCCTTTTTTATACTATAAGCCataaaatttggtaaaactatGCAGTGTAGCAGCAACAGCTAAGCTTGGAGAATTTAGGACTTTGGTAGAAATACTTTAGCTTTAGTTATTGATAGTAACATGTTACTATGTTTTTTACAAAAAGTTAGAATCTTTCTCAGTTTTCTCTCGTGACTATCCAGTGCTTCAAAGTAGAGAAACTTACCTGAATAGCACGTTGCTGTTTTGCAATCCCCCATCCTGTCACTAGCATTGGACCCATTATTAGGACCCaacaatttatttttgggcacgCAGCTGCATAGATTTTAATTTGTTTAGTGTCCAATTTCACTTCTAATATGGCTAGACGAGTTTTCAGTTGTTTTGCCGGGAAAAAAAAGGGGCTCCTATGACTATTTGCCTGCTGCATTTATCATAAAAAAATGCTTAGGCATTCATAATATCAAATGAAAATAATCATTATGAGCTAGCAAGGGTTTGTGTTGATGGGCTCCTTTCCTAATAACATTCTTGAAAAGAGATGCAACGAGAGCTGCTTTTCTTGGTGTAAGACAAATTTTACCATCAATTTGGTTCTACCTCTATGAGTTTAATTTCTTTTGGCAATTTGGCCTTTTGGGATTCCTTCTTCTCGCAGCAATATGGTCTCCACGCTTTTTCTGTATATATCTTCAGTTAATGACAATCCAGCTTTAGCaattttttgttcatttatttggttATGTGACATTTCTCTTATTAATACAAAGCGTTTATGTTTTTTATAAACTTCAAGGGGTGAGGATTATGCTTGTAGAGGAATTAGTTGAACATTTTTCAGCATAGTCTGTTGCCACACGAGATTTCCATCTATCTTGGTAAAATACATAAAAACTTGACGTAGGCTGAACCATAGATGTAAAGGCAAGAACCTTCTCCTCTTTTGCTggaataaattaatttcaaagtTGCCTCCATAGACATAAATGCATGTACCCCACTTTTGTTATCGAAGTTACCAAGTTTATCTTGTTTTGCACATAGATCGGAGCCCTTCGATGATGCATCTTTCGACGAATGGGTGGATTTAGCTGAAGCGCCTGCTTTACCAGCAAGTTTGAATTTGTACAAGGAGCTAAAGCAGTTGGgatttacaatttttttattgACTGGGCGGGGTGAATATCAAAGGAATGTCACAGGAAAAAATCTCCTATTTGCAGGATATGGCGATTGGGAAAGGCTAATTTTGAGGTATGTGATGTAATATGCATTATCGTGATAAATCTCTTACTCCATTTAGGGCTTGATCTAAAGATAAGACATGTGAGAAGAGTCATTTTCCCTTAGCTGTAATTATGAAGCTTTTTCGTGGATTCCAGCCAAAGAAGGGGGCAATGTGAACCCCAAATTTGCCCTcctttttcttaaaataataataataataaaaaaaaggattTGCCCCCTTctcctttaattttatttttctttttttaaaaagtcATCTCCTTTAATTTTTCActttctcttttaatttctaTCCTTTTTAAAGAAGATTTGTCCCTTCCAACTTATTGCTACTGATAAACAGCTAGAAACATGTATTAAAATCTAATTGTGAGTTTTCAAATGTGATTGGAGTTAGTGATCTTGctgagaaaataataaaaacaataaaGCTTATTTTTGTACATGTTAGTTTGCAAGTTTATATAATCTTATCTATTGCAACATCTATTGAAAGTGCGTTTTCTGATATAAAAATTCTGAATGATTGGTTACGTAATAAAATTGGAGATCAATAaatggtcaattgtttgatcacaTATATTGATAGGATATTAAGATTGATAACGAAACTGTTATGCAACGTGAAAACTCATAAAATAcaactgtaatttttttttttagttttcattgatataaatgatATTAGAGATATTTAATATTAACTAATTActtaattgattattttttttaataccaTTAGTATGAAAAGTGTACCTCTGGCCTCACCTATGTCTATGTACCTGTTCCATCTTTATATAATTTTCGTATTTGTTAATCATAAGGTGAACATTTGGGTAAAGATCAATTTATGATGTATGATACAGGCAAACTTCGGATCGAGGCAAGTCAGCTACTCTGTACAAATCTCAGAGGAGACTGGAGTTGGTAAATGAAGGCTATAGAATACATGGTAGCTCTGGAGATCAGTGGAGTGACTTATTGGGGTTTGCAGTGGCAGAGAGGTCCTTTAAACTCCCAAATCCAATGTATTATATTCAATAAAAACACAGAACAATTTTGTAATTTGATGGCACTTGTTTGCCACGGTTGTCTACTAGACTACAGTGGCATTGTTGTAACATTCTGTTTAGCGATAATTTTAGATCAAATTTGGATTGCCCAGCATGGCTCACACAAGATGAAACTTTCAATACTGAATTTATCTGGCCTCACACTAAGATAAGCACATAAATACTTGCTGCTGCTGGTGACCCTATGAACTTGAGAAACATGGGAAGTCCACAATACAGGCTTATGGATGAATTAGAGAAGCATGATATCTTGTGGACAGAAGATCATCATTTCACACACTAGCAAACATTACTTTTTACTATTAATGATAAGGTATGACCACTTTTAGCCAgtcacattttgttcattaaagTATTTCAATTAGTACTTAACAAGAAGAATCACAAACGATACAATTTTCTGGGTTTTCTTATCCATGAAAGATTGATCTATAGTTGTAAATCATAATTGCTATTAATTAATGAGGAAACCATCACCAACCTGTTGTACAATATTGGTAACACTAACACTCTGCCTCCCTCTTTCACGGATATGACGGGCCTAGATTAGCATCTATTGTTACCCCGAGTGATCCACAAACAACAGGTTGTGTAGCAGGAGGTACTCTGAGACAACTCAATCCTTGTCCTGGTATAGCCGAACACTCTGGTTGAGGTCTTTGCATAACTCTTCCAGGAATACAGTTCAAAGAGAAATCAAAACCCACATTCCTAATGAACAACTTGGTACATTCTGGACTAAACCCAGAAAAGAAATTATAAGCAACAGTCAAATTCAGGAGGCTTCTCAGAGAACAAACCAGGTCAGGCAGTTCACCAGAGAGCTTGTTATGTGCCAAATTGAGAACTTCAATCTCACTGAGACAAGATACTGTGTCTGGCAAATGGCCCATCAGTGAATTGTAGCTTACATCCAAGACTTCCATCTCTGTAAAGAGCCCAACTCCCTCTGGAATGCAGCCTGTTAACTGATTATTGAGAAACAAAATCTCCTTCAATTTAGAACTCATCACACCAAAGCTAGCTGGAATGCTTCCCGTGAATTTGTTATTAGCCAAGTTTATCACAGAAGCAGGAGAGTTGCCCATATTTTGAGGAATTTGACCAGAAAATAGGTTATTGTTGAGAAAAATTGCATCTAGTCTCTTGTTGAAAACATCTTCAGGAATGGGTCCTGCAAAGCTGTTGAACCTAAGGTCTAAGTAAATGAGATTTGGAATGTACAAAGTAACAAAAGGGAAAGGACCTGAAAACTGGTTGTTACTCAGGTCTAACTCCTGGAGAGAAGAGAGGTCTTCGAAAGTTTCAGGAATTGTGCCTGAAAACCTGTTGCTGTTGAGGTGAAGGAGAGACATATCTGCGAGGACAGAGAGTTCTTTGACAAGATTCCCTTGGAGATTTGCATGGTTGAGATCTATGCCTGCAACAACTGGACCAGGGGGGGCAGCCAATCCATCACCTCTAGGAACTACACAAAAAACTCCCTTATAAGAACAAACATCAGTGCCAACCCAAGTGTCCAAAATCTTTAATGGGTCATCCGTGATTGCTGATTTCCAAGCTTGTAGAGCAGTGTAAGCACTGTTGAGATTTGAAATTGAAGACCCAGATGGTGGTGGATCGTTGATTCCCTCACCAATCCTTACCCCTCCACCGCCACCACCTGCATTGCCTATGCCAACACCCACACCCACACCCACACCCACTCCAACACCAACACCAATCGCTGCTCCGCTTGGCAATACCTGGAAGAGAAGGAGAAAAGCTAGAAGCCAGCTCTTCTCCATTATTTTTAGTTGAGGCTACGGAGATGTTAATTTGATGGGTTTGCTTAAGATGTTGTCCAAGAGAGGTCACAGCATTGAGGAGAGAAAATGGGGTGGGGTTGCTTAACTGGTTTGGACCTGAATgtcttaattttcttttttctttttctctgggtttCTTTTTTTCCTTGGGTGTATTTACCTGTTTGGGGTTTATTactaagggtttttttttttttttaataactttaTCATATAAAGGAAAATGTTTATTAACCCATAAGCGTGCATTCGAACTTTATCATATAAAGGAAAATGTaattaattagtaattaccaaaattaaaaaatttttaattttttttgtcaataaATACATATATAAGCcaataaagaaaagaaacaaatgtcaaaattatgataattttaataaaatttttatttttatatattttgacGCAAAGTGGTTTAAGAAATATGTATAAGTAGGACTGGCAAACAGCCTGTAAAGTTGATATGTTGGAGTTGTCAAAACAGCATTTAATATTCATGGAAAATTCACCAAATAAACATGAATTTCGTTACCAAAACAAAAGgaacataaaatttatattaaaaaaaattatcagatatttttcaattttatatatatttttttaatttcatgcataagtTGGGAGTGTCCAACTATAAATTTGGTAAATATTATGGTGGTAACATGCAATGTCTCCTTAGTGAATGATGGGAGTATGGCACAGAGATCATCATCAGAGGGGAAAGGAATAATGAAGTGGGAAAAGCAAACGCATGCAAGTATGCAGCTTTGTATGGAAGGCAGCTAGCTTTCCATCCATGGCCAGTTCTCACCATATTCACACCCACCAAAACAAAGGAGAAAATGCAAGGAAATGGATCATGCATAGCACATTGCTATATACATATTCAAGTGCCACACTATAAGTGGCAGTCCTGCAAAGTAGTTGCATTTTTTAGACTTGGCTACTAGAAATTCAATACCATTTCATCATGTGCTTGCTACCCACTTCAAGAAtaatttgagaaatgaaatgatTATATATAGCATTATTTTTTACAATTATCATTACCATTATAAAAGCAATGATCGTTTTATGAAGATAAAAAATGTTTAACAATTACAATTACAATTAGCTTAATTGATAAATGAGTGTATTTTCTAGTTTATTGATTGGTgttagtgattaaaaaaaaacctaATTAAAGTCTCAGAAGGAGAAGGGTTACAATACAAAGTGTATGGTTCTATTTGATTGActgtatttttttatattatttaattttttatatttatttattctctttatattataaatatattctaATTTAAGttagttttaattataattaatattattatgatgCATAAAAAGTTTTACATTGATACGTTATAACGACATTTTCTTTAGAAATCACTTAtcctcctttatttttcttaccttttttctttttttacctCTTTTTAGATGACCATGATGATAATTCTtatcctttctttcttttttttaaaataattattaaatttgtgTCAATTTAAAATAGATTTTGAATATATTTTTTGAGATTTATCATTGTTCATAGATTTTGAGTGAATAAATTCTCAGATATATCATTATCGATAAATCTtgagtttttataattttttgtttttatataatttaattaagtttttatatatttttatttttgagattttttttataatagtaCTTTATAAGATGCAGATCATTCTTTTAATATGAGACCTAAATTTAGAGGTCATCTAATAGGATTCAAAAAAAAGATTATAGAGTGATTTCTTTATGTTATTTTTTGTATGAGTgattaatttcatttatatacAAATATGATAATATgttgatttatatttttttttactcatatttctaattaatgaaatattttttatttttataaaaaaaattgtcttctcttcagaattttttttttctgttagctttctttctttaatttttttaataactctTCAATTTATATtcttttgaaataaattttgaatatatATTCTCATATCTATAATTATTAATAGAAAAacgaataaatttttaaatttgtttttattaaaagatCTTTAAGTGCATGTGTTATATTTTTGCAGAGATTTATCGTATTTTTGTCTTTTTGATAGAATTATTTCTTTACGTTGAAGAATTTTTATGTATATTTGTTaggaaattattttatttttttagagaATAATGCTCTATGAGGTGTAGTTTTGAGATTATCTTATTGGAGTCGTAAAAAGGTCAAAAAGTTGAAACCTAATTATGGGCTAACTAACATACTTTATCATTACTATCAaattttctaatttatttatattattttttaacattattataatgtattttttaaaagatGATGCATTAAGTATCGAGGAGATCGATtatattaattttgattaaattcataatgtttttaattttttaaatataattttagtttGAGACTAATTCAATCAAATCAGCTGATTCTAGATTAATTTAACACTAATTTtggttatttttattaattttaaataattttaacttCGAATTTTAACTTTAGCTGTAGAAATAAATTACTTTATAaagatttctttattttaatttttttatataaaaattaaaagagtaaaaatttaaatctaatgcttgtaaATCAAATGATAAATTAAGATATTtgttatctatatatatatatatatatagtagagAACTGTCTGATGCACTTCTTTTCCCAAGATATATAATAATGGGCCAGTAGGTTACAGGCTCCTCCATTATCATGATCTGTGAAACACAAACACACAGGCCATTGCAAATATGTAAATCTTATTGGGCTACGTCAAAATTTTTGGAATTGTTAAATCAAGTCTttctttttaaagtttttttttttttaatttaaatccattgaaataaaattcattattttttttttattcaagagGGGAGAAAATTCGGAAACAAGAACACAAAATTTATCTAAAGACTCTTGAGAAATCAAGATCATAGAGAGATTATTAGGTTTCCTAAGTACATATGCACTCTTCCTCTAAAAATATGAGccttattttcttataattaagtaaaaattatttttattatgtttaagagaatattattttttaataattttaatatatttaataattaactgAGTGATACAACACCTTATATATCTGATTAAAAAATCAAAGTGAAAAAATTAAGAGAATCAGTCATGAATacctaaattaaaatttattatcatatcTTAtgttatcttatcttactttataaaATACTAGTTAAATATTTGTGCTACGcacaaatttaatataaattatatttttatatttactttaaattttaattttttactttttattaaaattatttttaatttttttcattaaaatttataatatataattataatactcttatttatatttacatatttaatttattttttttaaagttaaaatattaatataataaacaagtcaaattttttttaaaagtattACATGATAATTTTTAGGAAAAATTTCACCTGCTTTATATATAGTATAGATTCTCTCGCACCATCAAGCACATTGCACAGACGAGGAAATGAAAAGGATGTAGAAAAGGATTTCCGCGTTATAATCCCATTACATAGGAAGTTATATCGTCCACCCA
The sequence above is a segment of the Hevea brasiliensis isolate MT/VB/25A 57/8 chromosome 11, ASM3005281v1, whole genome shotgun sequence genome. Coding sequences within it:
- the LOC110656473 gene encoding acid phosphatase 1, whose amino-acid sequence is MAASQSLLSLLLFSLLSITVSQSIIRMPSDRKTRNADDDLYCASWRLSVETNNAGYWTNLPSRCGRYVEHYTTGDLYFSDSEVVASDSLAFARTVKIAGDGKDAWVFDIDETLLSNLPYYALHGFGSEPFDDASFDEWVDLAEAPALPASLNLYKELKQLGFTIFLLTGRGEYQRNVTGKNLLFAGYGDWERLILRQTSDRGKSATLYKSQRRLELVNEGYRIHGSSGDQWSDLLGFAVAERSFKLPNPMYYIQ
- the LOC110656472 gene encoding leucine-rich repeat extensin-like protein 4 yields the protein MEKSWLLAFLLLFQVLPSGAAIGVGVGVGVGVGVGVGIGNAGGGGGGVRIGEGINDPPPSGSSISNLNSAYTALQAWKSAITDDPLKILDTWVGTDVCSYKGVFCVVPRGDGLAAPPGPVVAGIDLNHANLQGNLVKELSVLADMSLLHLNSNRFSGTIPETFEDLSSLQELDLSNNQFSGPFPFVTLYIPNLIYLDLRFNSFAGPIPEDVFNKRLDAIFLNNNLFSGQIPQNMGNSPASVINLANNKFTGSIPASFGVMSSKLKEILFLNNQLTGCIPEGVGLFTEMEVLDVSYNSLMGHLPDTVSCLSEIEVLNLAHNKLSGELPDLVCSLRSLLNLTVAYNFFSGFSPECTKLFIRNVGFDFSLNCIPGRVMQRPQPECSAIPGQGLSCLRVPPATQPVVCGSLGVTIDANLGPSYP